A single Pedobacter sp. PACM 27299 DNA region contains:
- a CDS encoding metallophosphoesterase family protein translates to MDWLKKDLKETALPTVVFCHQGLDDDSGGLENGTMLRYTLEQENEQSGQQKVVLVISGHHHRDYYNYINKIHYVQINSASYQWLGDDYKESRYSEAVDKSHPNIKYTVPYQGPIWALIEIEGKGKITIKGKKTVFVGSSPEKLGVRMDDYIYPIVPYISDRKLG, encoded by the coding sequence TTGGACTGGCTGAAAAAAGATTTGAAGGAGACGGCTTTACCAACGGTGGTTTTTTGCCACCAGGGCTTGGATGATGATTCCGGTGGTCTGGAAAATGGAACAATGTTGAGGTATACGCTGGAGCAGGAAAATGAACAATCTGGTCAGCAGAAGGTAGTGCTGGTGATCAGTGGCCATCATCACCGTGATTATTACAATTACATCAACAAGATTCATTATGTGCAAATCAATAGCGCTTCCTACCAATGGCTAGGCGATGATTATAAAGAAAGCCGCTATTCCGAAGCTGTAGATAAATCACATCCGAATATTAAATATACCGTTCCTTATCAGGGCCCAATATGGGCGCTGATAGAAATTGAAGGAAAAGGGAAAATTACGATTAAAGGAAAGAAAACGGTTTTTGTAGGTTCATCACCGGAAAAACTGGGGGTCAGGATGGACGATTATATCTATCCGATTGTGCCCTATATTTCAGATAGGAAACTGGGCTAA
- a CDS encoding DUF6266 family protein, whose amino-acid sequence MAIAANGPHGHFTGKIGNLVFYMLNGQPVVRLIGKKGKSSKLQLANYQAMAVTMKLLNRMGSFIKLGYGLQAKGTVCNAHNLATSYHKKHALKGEYPNLSVDYSKVKLSQGEMPETKKMAIKKVAAGLEISWDAAYDEVLQHNDSVMVMICCPETGNDGEYLNIARRSEGKCFIPMGEEALNQQIEPYISFISADGERVSNSVYLGNLNGEGHTEAEKQEQKKYQQVKERFDQVSGSYLTQLKENDRTPPGNKAFKVLEKEYKVLKEKLDHLPGKSKGPTLL is encoded by the coding sequence ATGGCAATAGCTGCAAACGGACCGCATGGTCACTTTACTGGAAAAATAGGAAATCTTGTTTTTTATATGCTCAATGGGCAGCCGGTAGTCCGGTTAATTGGTAAAAAAGGAAAATCCAGCAAGCTTCAACTGGCCAATTACCAGGCGATGGCCGTTACGATGAAATTGCTCAACAGAATGGGCAGCTTTATTAAACTTGGCTATGGCTTACAGGCAAAAGGGACGGTGTGCAATGCGCATAACCTGGCCACTTCCTATCATAAAAAACACGCTTTAAAAGGGGAATACCCTAATCTAAGTGTAGATTATAGTAAGGTGAAACTGAGTCAGGGTGAGATGCCGGAGACCAAAAAAATGGCCATAAAAAAGGTTGCAGCTGGACTGGAAATCAGCTGGGATGCGGCATATGATGAGGTGTTACAGCACAACGACAGTGTCATGGTGATGATTTGCTGCCCGGAAACCGGAAACGACGGGGAATACCTAAATATAGCCAGAAGATCTGAAGGGAAATGTTTTATTCCGATGGGGGAGGAAGCACTGAATCAACAGATTGAACCCTATATTTCCTTTATCTCTGCCGATGGGGAAAGGGTGTCGAATAGTGTTTATCTGGGTAATTTGAACGGTGAAGGTCATACAGAGGCAGAAAAACAGGAGCAAAAAAAGTATCAGCAAGTAAAAGAGCGGTTTGATCAGGTATCTGGCAGTTATCTAACCCAACTAAAAGAAAATGATCGTACTCCACCAGGTAATAAGGCTTTCAAGGTACTGGAAAAGGAATATAAGGTACTTAAAGAGAAGTTGGATCATTTACCCGGAAAAAGCAAAGGCCCCACATTACTGTGA
- a CDS encoding NAD(P)H-quinone oxidoreductase, giving the protein MKAIVITSFGTPDVLKLEEREKPMINENEVLIRVKAAGLNRPDVFQRKGSYPPPADAPQDIPGLEVAGEIEALGANVKHWKVNDKVCALVAGGGYAEYVKVNAGHCLPIPEGLTFIEAAGLPETVFTVWSNVFQRGHLASGERLLIHGGSSGIGTTAIQLAKYTGAAVVVTVGSEEKGQYCLELGADRFINYKTHDFEAELKDQPVDVVLDMIGGAYFPKNIEILKPDGRLVYINAMEGNTVSLNIMQMMRKRLSITGSTLRNREAAFKTALTQDILENVWPMFAKGKYNPTIFKVFPLAEASKAHELMESSAHLGKIILELK; this is encoded by the coding sequence ACGGGAAAAACCAATGATCAATGAAAATGAAGTGTTGATCAGGGTAAAGGCGGCCGGACTGAATCGTCCCGACGTATTTCAGCGAAAAGGCAGTTATCCGCCACCTGCTGATGCGCCACAGGATATTCCAGGGTTAGAGGTGGCAGGAGAGATTGAAGCACTGGGCGCAAATGTGAAACATTGGAAGGTAAATGACAAGGTATGTGCATTAGTGGCCGGTGGCGGCTATGCAGAATATGTAAAAGTTAACGCCGGACACTGTTTGCCCATCCCGGAAGGACTAACTTTCATTGAAGCAGCTGGCTTGCCCGAAACTGTTTTCACAGTCTGGAGCAACGTGTTTCAGCGCGGTCACTTAGCATCAGGAGAGCGTTTATTGATTCATGGTGGCAGCAGCGGGATCGGAACAACCGCCATTCAATTGGCAAAATATACAGGTGCAGCAGTCGTGGTTACTGTCGGCTCCGAAGAAAAAGGACAGTATTGTCTGGAATTAGGAGCAGATCGCTTTATCAATTATAAAACGCATGATTTTGAAGCTGAATTGAAAGATCAGCCGGTTGATGTGGTGCTGGACATGATTGGTGGGGCTTATTTTCCAAAGAACATCGAAATTCTAAAGCCGGATGGCAGATTGGTATACATCAATGCCATGGAAGGGAACACAGTTTCTCTAAACATTATGCAGATGATGCGCAAAAGACTGAGCATCACCGGAAGTACTTTGCGCAATCGAGAAGCAGCATTTAAAACCGCCCTGACTCAGGATATTCTAGAAAACGTATGGCCAATGTTTGCCAAAGGAAAATATAATCCCACGATTTTTAAAGTTTTTCCATTGGCTGAAGCCAGCAAAGCACATGAGCTGATGGAAAGCAGTGCGCATCTTGGTAAGATTATTCTTGAACTTAAATAG
- a CDS encoding metallophosphoesterase family protein: protein MNRKEFLKNSGLAGGTLLFAKLPELNPAKNKVRFGMITDLHHDIMHDGMDRLSAFIKEMNIESPDFIIQGGDLCFPKKENLPLMEVWNKFKGPKYHVIGNHDTDGGYTREQVVEFWNAKGKYIHLM, encoded by the coding sequence ATGAATAGGAAAGAATTTCTCAAAAATTCCGGACTTGCAGGAGGTACGCTGCTTTTTGCAAAGTTGCCTGAACTGAATCCAGCAAAAAATAAAGTCAGATTTGGGATGATCACAGATTTACACCATGATATCATGCATGACGGCATGGATCGCTTGTCGGCCTTTATTAAGGAGATGAATATTGAATCGCCGGATTTTATCATACAGGGTGGTGATTTGTGCTTTCCAAAAAAAGAAAACCTTCCATTGATGGAGGTCTGGAACAAATTCAAAGGGCCAAAATACCATGTAATTGGTAACCATGATACAGATGGTGGCTATACGCGGGAGCAGGTGGTCGAATTTTGGAATGCGAAAGGAAAATACATCCATTTGATGTGA
- a CDS encoding CocE/NonD family hydrolase, which translates to MKLTLLKNKITAILLLLFFLSTSLKAQQLYLPDKIIKDTLALEKYMPILATSVLSRLSTTAAAERDMEYFGCLFSLQLLAGQHQQSLQSIDTLISKIGLSPDFISDRAEALFCLYSTYNHIQLMRQSGDPSSTVKIFKLVFPEVLAGYKGKALEYATQTFLNEHEDLTREWQHALTKIQAKAGDSVSLDEAIIFSQAFAKYRVYRPFLSPGKILIRQSNPENYLIQDSTMITMRDGVQLAAVIVRNKSFGELQPVVMMSSIYADANELAKAKEISNQGYIGIILNTRGKYASTAAIEPWEHDAEDTYDAIDWISKQRWCNGKIGMYGGSYLGFSQWAATKKLHPALKTIVPQVAAAPGIDFPYTNGIATTYSLRWSRYVTNHKLTDHADFGDSDHWYEFSKQWFISGKAFNSLDSMKGKPNASFQKWLNHPSYDKYWQKMTPYQQEFSKINIPVLSITGYFDGEQDGSLHYFDQHYKWNRSANHYLLIGPYDHFGAQYMPSAVVNGYEIDPTAMININDLVFQWFNYTLKGGIKPELLKDKINYQVMGTDTWAHVASFPEMNNDVLNFYFSEEKDGQAYKLKTKASSQHIQQQFDYSKRIPGKRSSPSSLWCDSLSVHNVVFSSEILTADFSINGTFKATLFAASNKKDMDLEISLYEQQSDGRYFELSNSIHRASYAKNSSKRTLLRPGKMESIPIKGKFISKKIAKGSKIILAISPLNNVYAEVNHGTGKPASSESIKDAGMPLTIQWSGKSNLQIPIKR; encoded by the coding sequence TTGAAATTAACCCTGCTCAAAAACAAAATCACAGCGATCCTCCTTTTACTGTTCTTTTTATCAACTTCCCTAAAAGCCCAGCAGCTCTACCTCCCAGACAAAATCATTAAAGATACGCTTGCGCTGGAAAAATACATGCCTATCCTGGCGACCTCAGTTCTTAGTCGGCTCAGCACAACAGCGGCTGCAGAAAGAGATATGGAATACTTCGGCTGTCTGTTCTCTTTACAACTTTTGGCTGGTCAGCACCAGCAGAGCCTACAAAGCATAGATACCCTCATCAGCAAAATCGGGCTATCACCGGATTTCATTTCTGATCGTGCAGAAGCTTTGTTTTGTCTTTACAGTACCTACAATCACATCCAATTGATGAGGCAAAGCGGCGACCCATCCTCCACTGTGAAAATTTTCAAATTGGTATTTCCTGAGGTATTGGCAGGATATAAAGGAAAAGCGCTGGAATATGCGACGCAAACTTTTTTAAACGAGCATGAAGATTTAACCAGGGAATGGCAGCATGCTTTAACTAAAATACAGGCCAAGGCTGGCGACAGTGTAAGCCTGGACGAGGCCATCATATTTTCTCAAGCTTTTGCAAAATATCGGGTATATCGGCCTTTCTTATCTCCTGGAAAAATTTTAATCCGCCAATCCAATCCCGAGAATTACCTCATTCAGGACAGTACCATGATCACCATGCGTGATGGTGTACAGCTTGCTGCCGTCATTGTACGCAATAAATCCTTCGGGGAACTGCAGCCCGTAGTGATGATGAGCAGTATTTATGCAGATGCCAATGAGCTGGCTAAGGCGAAGGAAATTTCAAACCAGGGTTATATCGGCATCATCTTAAACACGCGTGGAAAATACGCTTCTACCGCTGCTATCGAACCCTGGGAGCATGATGCAGAGGATACTTATGATGCGATAGACTGGATCAGCAAGCAAAGATGGTGTAATGGAAAAATTGGCATGTATGGAGGAAGTTACCTTGGATTTAGTCAGTGGGCAGCCACTAAAAAGCTACACCCTGCATTAAAAACCATTGTTCCACAAGTTGCAGCAGCACCAGGTATAGACTTCCCCTATACAAATGGAATAGCCACCACTTATTCCTTACGCTGGTCCCGTTACGTTACGAATCACAAATTGACTGATCATGCCGATTTTGGAGATTCTGATCATTGGTATGAATTTAGTAAGCAATGGTTCATCAGCGGAAAGGCATTTAACAGTCTGGATAGTATGAAAGGTAAGCCTAATGCCTCATTTCAGAAATGGCTTAACCATCCATCGTATGATAAATACTGGCAGAAAATGACCCCTTACCAACAGGAGTTTAGTAAAATAAACATCCCGGTCCTTAGCATAACCGGGTATTTCGACGGAGAACAGGATGGCTCTCTGCACTATTTTGACCAGCACTACAAGTGGAATCGTTCCGCCAATCATTATTTATTAATCGGTCCTTACGATCATTTTGGTGCGCAGTATATGCCCTCTGCTGTTGTTAACGGCTATGAAATTGACCCAACTGCTATGATAAACATCAATGACCTTGTTTTTCAATGGTTCAACTATACCCTAAAAGGAGGAATAAAACCGGAGCTCTTAAAGGATAAAATTAATTATCAGGTGATGGGTACAGATACCTGGGCCCATGTGGCCTCCTTTCCAGAAATGAACAACGATGTATTGAATTTTTACTTTTCTGAGGAAAAAGATGGCCAGGCGTATAAACTGAAAACTAAGGCATCCAGCCAGCATATCCAGCAGCAATTCGATTATTCAAAACGTATACCAGGCAAGAGATCATCACCATCGAGTTTATGGTGCGATTCCCTCAGCGTCCATAATGTCGTATTCAGTTCTGAAATACTAACCGCAGACTTTTCCATCAACGGAACTTTTAAGGCTACTTTATTCGCTGCCAGCAATAAGAAAGATATGGATTTAGAGATCAGCTTGTATGAACAGCAGTCTGATGGAAGATATTTTGAACTGTCCAATTCTATCCATAGGGCTAGTTATGCAAAGAATAGCAGTAAAAGAACGTTACTAAGGCCTGGAAAGATGGAATCTATTCCTATTAAAGGGAAGTTTATCAGTAAGAAGATTGCTAAGGGGAGCAAAATAATTCTGGCAATAAGCCCTTTAAACAATGTCTATGCAGAGGTAAATCACGGCACAGGAAAACCTGCATCCAGTGAAAGTATAAAAGATGCCGGCATGCCTTTAACCATACAATGGTCTGGCAAAAGCAACCTGCAAATACCGATCAAAAGATAG